DNA from Aggregatimonas sangjinii:
GAACAGGTTTCGTACAGACCTTTCCTTTTTTAATACCCGGGCCTGCGATTATGAAAGGGACCCGAGTGCCATCTTCCCATAAACTACGCTTGGCGTGCCGTTCTTTTTCCCCGATGTGAAATCCGTGATCACTAAAAAACACAATGTAGGTGTTCTCGCCATAATCCCCATTATCCAGGGCCTCGAGCACCCTGCCTACTTGTTCGTCTACAAAACTAACGCAGGCCAAATACGACTGTACAAGGGCTTTCCACTCTTTATTTTCAACTACCCATTCATGGGAGGGTGATACGTGCCTTAATCTCGTAACGTCTTTACCATAAGATGGAATATCGTTGAGGTCTCCCTCAATTATTCTTGGCAATTGTAGCGTTTCAAGCGGATACATATCAAACCATTTTTGAGGGACGAATTGGGGTACATGCGGACGGTAGAATCCGACGCCCATCCAGAAAGGTTGTTCTCGTTCTTTCATCAACTCTTTTTCTGCCCAGCTTGCTATTTTATAATCGGGCATCAGTTCATCGCGCTCAGGATATACACCCCAATCCCAAAGTGGATGCCCGGGATAATCACTTATCTTCTGCTCTGGAACGGGACCAAAGCCTCCGAATTGTCCGGCGTAGTTGGGAACATGTCTTTCATTCAAACCTTTCGCATTATGAAATAGTTTTCCTGCCCCGAAAACTTGGTATCCCTCTTGCTGGTACCTCTTTGGCATTACAGTGGTTTGACTTGCTACAGGCGACTCGCTAATATCGGGATTCAAGAAATAGATACCGGACGTGCTTGGGTATAGCGATGTCATCAGGCTGGCCCGACTAGGATTACAGACAGGCGCTTGACAATGCGCATTGCTAAAAAGCATTCCCCTACTAGCCAACTGATCGATATTTGGTGTCTGCGCTTGCGGGTGACCTCCTAAGACCCCTACCCAATCGTTGAGGTCGTCTACAGCAATGAGGAGTATGTTCGGTTTAGTCTTTTCGGTCGACGCTTCATCTTTTTTACTAAAATTGCAGCCGCAAAGCAACAATAGCGCCAATATAAGGGAGATACTTTCGCTTTTTCCCATCATATGTTCAAATGATTTATAACCAACTTGTGTGGAGGATTAAACTCATACTATCCTAAAATACAAACTTGCAGCTAAGAGATTTAAAGATTGACGTTATAAATCTTCCGTTGTGAATTATACGAAGATTTTTTTGAAAATAATTAAAGTGTTTTGTTCGGTTTTTAGAATCGAGCAGGGTAGTGCAGGACACTTTTATTATCAATTAGTAGTAATATTAACTAAGAAGAGTAGTTAACTTCTTTTGAGTTAGTTTGAGTTAGTATTAAAGGGATGAAAAGTTCAATTTTCATCCCTTTTTTCGTTTCTAAATACTGATTTTGCAAACTAACCATCTTCTCCTATCTAGTCCACGTTTTTCCAACTTCTACTATTTGCCGATGCAATTACAGCCTCACACACTTTTTGCGTTTCATAGGCATCTTCGAAAGTCGGAGCGCATGGGGCTTCCGATTCCAAACTCTTGAGAAAGTCGGCCACCTGATGTACAAAGGAATGCTCGTACCCGATACTCAAACCTGGAACCCACCATTTGTCCATAAATGGTTGGTCACCATCCGTTACATGTATGGATCGCCAGCCGCGCACTATAGATTCATCCCTATGGTCAAAATATTCCAGCCTATTTAAATCGTGTAAGTCCCATCTGATGGAAGCATGCTCCCCATTTATTTCGAAGGTATACAGGGCCTTGTGGCCTCTGGCATAACGCGTCGATTCAAAAAGACCCAAAGATCCGTTTTCAAAATGACAATGAAAGATACAAGCATCATCAATATCGACTTTTTGCACCTTTCCGGTTGCTTGATGCACGCGCTCTTTGATAAAGGTTTCGGTCATGGCCGAAACATCTTTTATAGTACCATTGAGCCAAATCGCGGTATCTATACAATGCGCCAATAAATCGCCCGTAACGCCGGAACCGGCAGCGTCTGCATCGAGCCGCCATAGGCCTTCCCCGCCTTGCGGTAATTCTGGACTAATGGTCCAATCCTGTAAAAAATTGGCGCGATAATGAAATATCCTACCTAATTTTCCAGAGTCTATCAGTTGTTTTGCCAAAGTAACGGCAGGAATACGGCGGTAATTGTACCAAACCGTGTTTTTAATCCCAGCCTTTGCAACGGCTTCCACCATTTTTTCGCCTTCTTCAAGAGTACGCGATAAGGGTTTTTCGCATAATATCATTTTACCAGCCTCAGCAGCTGCGATTGCGATTTCGGCATGCATATCATTAGGGGTACATATATCTACCGCGTCGATATCGTCGCGGGCAATTAGTGCTTTCCA
Protein-coding regions in this window:
- a CDS encoding sulfatase — translated: MMGKSESISLILALLLLCGCNFSKKDEASTEKTKPNILLIAVDDLNDWVGVLGGHPQAQTPNIDQLASRGMLFSNAHCQAPVCNPSRASLMTSLYPSTSGIYFLNPDISESPVASQTTVMPKRYQQEGYQVFGAGKLFHNAKGLNERHVPNYAGQFGGFGPVPEQKISDYPGHPLWDWGVYPERDELMPDYKIASWAEKELMKEREQPFWMGVGFYRPHVPQFVPQKWFDMYPLETLQLPRIIEGDLNDIPSYGKDVTRLRHVSPSHEWVVENKEWKALVQSYLACVSFVDEQVGRVLEALDNGDYGENTYIVFFSDHGFHIGEKERHAKRSLWEDGTRVPFIIAGPGIKKGKVCTKPVQLLDLYPTLLELSNLSADTKHEGNSLVSLLQNPNNNWPYYARTNFGPGNYAIISEQYRFIQYNDGSEEFYDHRSDPNEWNNEIDNPDYGVIIQKHRAQIPQNRYRILGEGSTGHLSYGASEKNNAKR
- a CDS encoding Gfo/Idh/MocA family protein, whose product is MANKKELRIGLIGCGFMGRTHSNGYNRVSNFFPDLEYRPVLKAACSRTENKVKAFATQWGYESWETDWKALIARDDIDAVDICTPNDMHAEIAIAAAEAGKMILCEKPLSRTLEEGEKMVEAVAKAGIKNTVWYNYRRIPAVTLAKQLIDSGKLGRIFHYRANFLQDWTISPELPQGGEGLWRLDADAAGSGVTGDLLAHCIDTAIWLNGTIKDVSAMTETFIKERVHQATGKVQKVDIDDACIFHCHFENGSLGLFESTRYARGHKALYTFEINGEHASIRWDLHDLNRLEYFDHRDESIVRGWRSIHVTDGDQPFMDKWWVPGLSIGYEHSFVHQVADFLKSLESEAPCAPTFEDAYETQKVCEAVIASANSRSWKNVD